A part of Drosophila ananassae strain 14024-0371.13 chromosome 2R, ASM1763931v2, whole genome shotgun sequence genomic DNA contains:
- the LOC26515320 gene encoding uncharacterized protein LOC26515320 produces the protein MFLILAILMTSPIGATGSFVQPIQLAQFMDRIGRVYRLTAFTVASSSDAVDLSYLDGLYRELRSNTTNHFRLLPQMTATSEEDEELKFSAIQDEETMYLVFARNHTDSIVELQAKRARGRRYCKTIFFIRDPIGGTDLAYFFDLIWRLQFRSALVVVAMRRFYQMDPYPEIRIIRMRKLASYDPLHLFPLPNRNNFKGYRLRLPVQEDIPNTFWSLYSQRTKRHLDGLGGTLITQFMAHLNVSLDLYPLLVNGSSSLDLNTLNGLIIQNKIEMSPHLYDTLHPNSQVDYSYPYLMCDRCFMIPLDNAIPRNLYVFMPFRSYLWTCFILTLLILHFFYVRRLMKSSQIWAALGLPGADRRRSSNTKLSSLLSSSLILMGIFILVQSYTTRLTSFLTVTLTQKPAGTLEEILEMPNRILVVPSDVEIIVGSLGHSEEFKRKFSFADKHTFDLKRIAMDPEFIYPISRFRWKFFNNQQQFLRKKRFILTNICQGTFPFQYQLRIDSHFKDPLHQFQLRVRESALGRLWSSTSHHNAHLMGYLKDFSTLAELEETSRIRPLSITVLCPVFTLFLCGMLGSGIAFLFEIRHSLGCKKRGKPPPTNRNPGIIFKT, from the coding sequence ATGTTCCTGATTCTGGCGATACTGATGACGAGTCCAATTGGGGCGACAGGAAGCTTTGTGCAGCCAATCCAGCTAGCTCAGTTTATGGACAGGATTGGAAGAGTGTACCGTCTGACGGCATTTACTGTGGCAAGCAGCTCGGATGCAGTTGATCTCTCCTATCTGGATGGCCTCTATCGCGAGCTGAGAAGCAACACCACCAACCACTTCCGTCTACTTCCGCAGATGACTGCCACAAGTGAAGAGGACGAAGAGTTAAAGTTTAGTGCCATCCAGGATGAGGAAACAATGTACTTGGTGTTTGCAAGGAATCACACGGATTCAATAGTTGAACTCCAAGCCAAGAGGGCCAGAGGAAGGCGGTACTGCAAGACCATATTCTTTATAAGAGATCCGATAGGTGGTACTGATCTGGCTTACTTCTTCGATCTCATTTGGCGGCTGCAGTTCAGATCCGccttggtggtggtggcgatGCGCAGGTTCTATCAAATGGATCCTTATCCCGAGATTAGGATAATTCGGATGCGAAAGCTAGCATCATATGATCCGCTCCACCTGTTTCCATTGCCCAACAGGAACAATTTTAAAGGATACCGACTGAGATTGCCGGTTCAAGAGGATATCCCGAACACCTTTTGGTCGCTTTATAGTCAACGTACGAAGCGGCATCTGGATGGTTTGGGTGGCACTCTTATCACCCAGTTTATGGCCCACTTGAACGTGTCCCTGGATCTGTATCCACTTCTGGTGAACGGATCCTCTTCGCTGGACCTCAACACTCTTAATGGTCTAATTATTCAGAATAAAATAGAGATGAGTCCACATCTGTACGATACCTTGCATCCAAACAGCCAGGTGGACTACTCCTATCCATACCTGATGTGTGATCGCTGTTTCATGATACCGCTGGACAACGCTATTCCCAGGAATCTCTACGTATTCATGCCGTTCCGAAGCTATCTTTGGACCTGTTTTATTCTCACTTTgcttattttgcattttttttacgTGCGCCGGCTAATGAAGAGCTCCCAGATTTGGGCAGCCTTGGGACTACCAGGAGCCGATAGGAGGAGATCCTCGAACACCAAACTAAGTAGCCTCTTATCCAGTTCATTGATCCTGATGGGGATCTTCATTCTGGTGCAAAGTTACACCACCAGACTGACTTCTTTTTTGACGGTTACCCTGACACAGAAGCCGGCTGGGACTCTGGAGGAGATCCTTGAGATGCCCAACCGCATCCTGGTCGTACCCTCAGACGTGGAGATCATTGTGGGGTCACTGGGTCACAGCGAGGAGTTTAAACGAAAGTTTTCCTTTGCGGATAAGCACACATTCGATTTGAAGCGCATCGCAATGGATCCGGAGTTTATCTATCCGATTAGTAGATTTCGGTGGAAGTTCTTCAATAATCAGCAGCAATTTCTGCGCAAGAAGCGATTCATTCTGACGAATATATGCCAGGGTACTTTTCCGTTTCAATATCAGCTAAGGATTGATTCGCATTTCAAGGATCCATTGCATCAATTCCAGTTAAGGGTGCGAGAGAGTGCACTTGGTAGGCTATGGTCGAGTACTTCCCACCACAATGCCCATTTGATGGGCTACCTAAAGGACTTCTCCACCCTGGCGGAATTGGAGGAGACGTCCAGGATCAGACCACTATCCATAACAGTTCTGTGCCCTGTCTTTACTTTGTTCCTGTGCGGAATGTTGGGCAGCGGAATTGCTTTTCTCTTCGAGATCCGCCACAGCTTGGGGTGCAAGAAAAGAGGAAAGCCACCGCCTACTAACCGCAACCCTGGGattatatttaaaacttaA
- the LOC6507654 gene encoding protein phosphatase PTC7 homolog — translation MHSSLNWTSRLISRALRSSFSTLLETATGGGGAAAAKGAVKSGSASGPECGANPSKPRFVSVVCGFAKDNLRHKYRPGKYGEDSWFKASTEQADVMGVADGVGGWRSYGIDPGEFSSFLMRTCERLVHCSHFNPQRPVNLLAYSYCELMEQKKPILGSSTACVLILNRETSTVHTANIGDSGFIVVRQGQVVHKSEEQQHYFNTPFQLSLPPPGHGPNVLSDSPESADTMSFPVKDGDVILIATDGVFDNVPEDLMLQVLSEVEGERDPVKLQMTANSLALMARTLSLNSEFLSPFALSARRNNIQARGGKPDDITVVLATVAM, via the coding sequence ATGCACTCGTCGCTCAACTGGACATCGCGCCTGATCTCGCGGGCTCTCCGCAGCAGCTTCTCCACTCTTTTAGAGACCGCTACCGGTGGCGGAGGAGCTGCAGCGGCTAAGGGTGCCGTGAAGTCGGGATCCGCATCGGGGCCAGAATGTGGAGCGAATCCATCAAAGCCTCGCTTCGTTTCTGTGGTATGTGGCTTCGCTAAAGACAACCTGCGGCATAAGTATCGCCCTGGAAAGTATGGCGAAGATTCATGGTTCAAGGCCTCCACGGAGCAGGCGGATGTTATGGGCGTGGCCGATGGAGTGGGCGGTTGGCGCAGCTATGGCATTGACCCTGGAGAGTTTTCATCATTTTTGATGCGCACCTGCGAACGATTGGTGCACTGCAGTCACTTCAACCCGCAACGCCCGGTCAACCTGCTGGCCTACAGTTACTGCGAGCTGATGGAGCAAAAGAAACCGATTCTGGGCAGTAGCACAGCCTGCGTGTTGATCCTAAACCGCGAAACTAGTACCGTGCACACGGCGAACATTGGAGACAGCGGCTTCATTGTGGTGCGACAGGGTCAAGTGGTGCACAAGtcagaggagcagcagcaCTACTTTAACACCCCCTTCCAGCTATCGCTTCCGCCTCCGGGACATGGACCCAATGTCCTCAGCGATAGTCCCGAATCGGCAGACACCATGAGCTTTCCCGTTAAGGACGGCGATGTTATCCTCATTGCCACCGACGGAGTGTTCGACAATGTCCCCGAAGATCTGATGCTGCAGGTGCTCAGCGAGGTGGAGGGTGAACGTGATCCCGTCAAGCTGCAGATGACAGCCAACAGCCTGGCCTTGATGGCCCGCACATTGTCGCTGAACAGTGAGTTCCTCTCGCCGTTCGCTCTCAGCGCCAGGAGGAACAACATCCAGGCGCGTGGTGGTAAGCCCGACGACATCACCGTTGTCCTGGCTACTGTGGCAATGTGA